One segment of Anatilimnocola aggregata DNA contains the following:
- a CDS encoding SdrD B-like domain-containing protein, which produces MGLWNLLSICRRSLWSARLSEAAQHTGTTIRKSGGRTIRVDEASRRCRFETMEDRQMMDADPIKLGVVYIEEDSGSDLHGDTFELMFEGGAAGTELTRLVIDTDHGPVGRSVGDLFFDTIKGGWGADEAFPMQIVSQTGIQEVTWTVEDGGTRLVLNFKGFNAGEKLRFSIDVDEVQDYDPSETNINIHNESVDPITSGVEFQGSISTATFKAPHYFDVEGAREFRNVYDTQFAGTNLLKSSGNANGLPQDDFEGKRDRSTGVMVPLQQIEKPITIAGKVFLDYDADLTQDAGDTGIGNVTMSLWKKVGNNYVFTGHTTKTNAQGEYEFGLDLKLETGTYQVREQQPDEYFSVGAIVGLVQGVKTGNLVGGDPDQLTEIAMPLGDTHGIRYDFAETLPASISGLVRLTDKFGNCEAAGVATRPIEGATVLLKDKQGNIIKQTLTNAQGKYEFTGLRPGEYTIVEITPPGLIDGGDHVGTVDGVKTGTVVENDTIDVSLRGGDDGINYDFCEKEPAMVSGYVYHDRDNDGIREQGEETIPGTTIILLDAGGTQIATQVTDQNGFYKFTGLGAGTYMIVEVQPTGWSDGKDTPGTIGGVTVGTATNDKQNNVVLLNGDNGIEYNFGELKTVSLSGYVHEDPIRNCIFDPGEKPISGVTITLYDANGVQLATTITDQNGFYKFDNLAPGTYMVRETQPVDYIHGGQEPGNLGGLESKDELSQIAIPSGQNATDYNFCEILPVSIDGYVHEDPIRNCIFDPGEKPISGVKITLYDVSNNVLATTYTDQNGYYKFDKLPPGTYTVRQTQPAGYFHGGQEIGSHGGVESAPDELSQITLESGDNAVNYNFCEVLPARLSGYVWVDTLPDCIFQPEEQPLSGVTINLYDEFGAIVATTHTNSQGYYEFLNLKPGQYTVKETQPTGYFQGGQMAGSEGGDDLSQDVIADVTLESGDNATRYDFCEVPPASLSGYVFQDGPAIPTNGSTPPANLYDIRDGQLTPDDQRISGVILELRHTLTGEVVDMSETLHGGSGAYRLATDSDGFYKFDGLRGGNYTVIEVHPSGYFDSRDTAGTTTGLAVNVNTTVDPLTIFIFEAAGVNFQFDAILRIPLAAGQESLFNNFSEVKITPTIIPPPPPPPPVPPPEPPFVLPPPPLDPAPLLFIPPPVAEQSITGGDAGWTWHLSIIDAGSPRISERSTRISDKVFRPALFVDQIQWDSERLRKGIWTIHNEAVEGEAGQTRVYAFGIPDGIPVVGDWNGDGKSELGIYYKGEWFLDVNGNGVWDEGDLWAKLGTEADKPVVGDWDGDGKDDIGIFGPEWPMDPRHIKHEPGLPDPHNIPRERQKNVPPKPEEATEGDRLLQLSKHGKERADLIDHVFQFGVATDIPIAGDWNGDGIRSIGVYRDGKWHFDMDGDGRWSKGDETARFGEKGDLPVVGDFNGDGIEEIGIFRNGKWIVDMNGNREIDAADRVFELGGNGDLPVVGDFNGDGIDEPQLYRQGELQVETSFEVPQQ; this is translated from the coding sequence GTGGGATTGTGGAATCTGCTCTCGATCTGTCGTCGCTCGCTTTGGTCGGCTCGTCTCTCGGAAGCCGCGCAGCACACCGGCACCACGATTCGCAAGAGTGGCGGCCGCACCATCCGCGTCGACGAAGCCTCGCGCCGGTGCCGCTTCGAGACGATGGAAGATCGGCAGATGATGGATGCCGATCCCATCAAGCTGGGTGTCGTCTACATCGAAGAAGATAGTGGTTCGGACTTGCACGGCGATACGTTCGAACTGATGTTCGAAGGGGGTGCTGCCGGAACGGAACTCACTCGCTTGGTGATCGATACCGACCATGGCCCGGTTGGCCGCAGCGTCGGCGATTTGTTCTTCGACACGATCAAGGGTGGCTGGGGCGCTGATGAAGCATTCCCCATGCAGATCGTTTCGCAAACGGGCATTCAAGAAGTGACCTGGACCGTCGAAGACGGCGGCACGCGCCTGGTGCTGAACTTCAAAGGCTTCAACGCCGGCGAGAAACTGCGGTTCAGCATCGACGTGGACGAAGTGCAGGACTACGACCCGAGCGAAACGAACATCAATATCCACAACGAAAGCGTCGACCCGATCACCTCGGGCGTCGAGTTCCAAGGTTCGATTTCGACGGCCACCTTCAAAGCGCCGCACTATTTCGATGTCGAAGGCGCGCGCGAATTCCGCAACGTTTACGACACGCAGTTCGCAGGCACGAATCTTCTCAAGTCGTCCGGCAATGCCAATGGCCTGCCCCAGGACGACTTCGAAGGGAAGCGCGACCGCTCGACCGGCGTGATGGTTCCGCTGCAGCAGATCGAAAAGCCAATCACCATCGCCGGTAAGGTGTTTCTCGATTACGACGCGGACCTGACGCAAGACGCCGGTGATACCGGCATCGGCAACGTCACCATGTCGCTGTGGAAAAAGGTTGGCAACAACTACGTCTTCACCGGCCACACGACCAAAACCAATGCCCAGGGTGAATACGAATTCGGTCTCGACCTGAAACTCGAAACTGGCACTTACCAGGTGCGCGAACAGCAGCCTGATGAATACTTCAGCGTCGGTGCGATCGTCGGTTTGGTCCAAGGAGTGAAGACCGGTAACCTCGTCGGCGGCGATCCCGATCAACTCACCGAAATCGCAATGCCGCTCGGCGATACTCACGGTATTCGCTACGACTTCGCCGAAACCTTGCCAGCTTCGATCAGCGGTCTCGTGCGCTTGACCGACAAGTTCGGCAATTGCGAAGCGGCCGGTGTAGCCACGCGCCCGATTGAAGGGGCCACGGTCCTGCTCAAAGACAAGCAGGGCAACATTATCAAGCAAACGCTCACCAATGCTCAAGGCAAGTATGAATTCACCGGTCTGCGGCCGGGCGAGTATACGATTGTCGAAATCACGCCGCCCGGTTTGATTGACGGCGGCGATCATGTGGGTACGGTCGACGGTGTGAAGACGGGCACGGTCGTTGAGAACGATACGATCGACGTTTCACTTCGCGGTGGCGACGACGGCATCAACTACGACTTCTGCGAAAAAGAACCCGCGATGGTTTCGGGTTACGTCTATCACGATCGTGATAACGACGGCATTCGTGAGCAGGGCGAAGAAACCATTCCCGGCACGACAATCATCCTGCTCGATGCCGGCGGCACACAGATCGCCACGCAAGTGACCGACCAGAACGGTTTCTACAAGTTCACGGGCCTCGGTGCCGGAACATACATGATTGTCGAAGTTCAGCCCACGGGCTGGAGCGACGGTAAAGACACCCCCGGAACGATCGGTGGCGTCACCGTTGGCACGGCCACCAACGATAAGCAGAACAATGTCGTGCTGCTCAATGGCGACAACGGCATCGAGTACAACTTCGGCGAACTCAAGACGGTAAGCTTGTCGGGTTATGTGCACGAAGACCCGATTCGCAACTGCATCTTCGATCCTGGCGAGAAGCCGATCAGCGGCGTAACCATCACGCTCTACGATGCCAACGGCGTGCAACTAGCTACTACCATCACCGATCAAAACGGCTTCTACAAGTTCGATAATCTGGCTCCCGGCACGTACATGGTACGCGAGACGCAACCCGTCGATTACATCCACGGCGGGCAGGAACCGGGCAATCTCGGCGGGCTCGAATCGAAAGACGAGTTGAGCCAGATCGCGATTCCTTCGGGCCAGAACGCGACCGACTACAACTTCTGCGAAATCCTGCCCGTCAGCATCGATGGCTACGTTCACGAAGATCCGATTCGCAACTGCATCTTCGATCCTGGCGAGAAGCCGATCTCGGGCGTGAAGATCACTCTGTACGATGTGAGCAATAACGTGCTCGCCACGACCTATACCGATCAGAACGGCTACTACAAGTTCGATAAGTTGCCGCCTGGCACTTACACCGTGCGGCAGACGCAACCGGCGGGCTATTTCCATGGCGGCCAGGAAATCGGCTCGCATGGCGGTGTCGAAAGTGCGCCCGATGAACTTAGCCAGATCACGCTCGAATCGGGCGACAACGCCGTCAATTACAACTTCTGCGAAGTACTGCCCGCGCGGCTCAGCGGTTATGTCTGGGTCGATACCCTGCCCGACTGCATCTTCCAGCCTGAAGAGCAACCACTCTCGGGCGTGACGATCAATCTGTACGACGAGTTCGGTGCCATCGTCGCGACGACGCACACCAACTCGCAGGGCTACTACGAGTTCCTCAACCTCAAGCCCGGTCAGTACACCGTCAAGGAAACTCAGCCCACCGGCTACTTCCAAGGCGGCCAGATGGCGGGCAGTGAAGGTGGCGACGATCTGTCGCAAGACGTGATTGCCGACGTCACTCTCGAGAGCGGCGATAACGCGACTCGCTACGACTTCTGCGAAGTTCCGCCCGCCAGCTTGTCGGGTTATGTGTTCCAGGATGGACCCGCTATTCCCACTAACGGAAGCACGCCACCTGCGAACCTGTACGACATTCGCGACGGCCAACTGACGCCCGACGATCAGCGAATCTCGGGAGTAATTCTCGAACTGCGTCATACGCTGACCGGTGAAGTTGTCGACATGTCGGAAACCTTGCACGGCGGCAGTGGCGCTTATCGTCTCGCGACCGACAGCGACGGCTTCTACAAGTTCGATGGCCTCCGCGGCGGCAACTACACCGTGATCGAAGTTCACCCCAGTGGCTACTTTGATAGCCGAGACACTGCGGGCACGACGACCGGTTTGGCAGTGAACGTGAATACGACCGTCGATCCGCTGACGATCTTCATCTTCGAAGCGGCCGGCGTGAACTTCCAGTTCGATGCGATCTTACGAATTCCATTGGCCGCAGGTCAGGAATCGCTGTTTAACAACTTCAGCGAAGTGAAGATCACTCCGACCATCATTCCACCACCACCGCCGCCGCCACCCGTACCGCCACCGGAACCTCCGTTCGTATTGCCCCCACCACCGCTCGACCCTGCACCGCTGTTGTTCATTCCACCACCGGTTGCCGAGCAATCGATCACCGGCGGCGATGCCGGCTGGACGTGGCACTTGAGCATCATCGATGCGGGTTCACCCCGTATCTCGGAGCGCAGCACGCGCATCAGCGACAAGGTCTTCCGCCCGGCTCTGTTCGTCGACCAGATTCAGTGGGATTCGGAACGCCTGCGCAAGGGCATCTGGACCATCCATAACGAAGCCGTCGAAGGGGAAGCTGGCCAGACGAGGGTCTACGCGTTTGGCATTCCCGATGGCATTCCGGTCGTCGGCGACTGGAACGGCGACGGCAAGAGCGAGCTCGGCATCTACTACAAAGGTGAATGGTTCCTCGACGTCAACGGCAACGGTGTTTGGGACGAAGGTGACCTGTGGGCCAAGCTGGGAACCGAAGCTGACAAACCGGTCGTCGGCGATTGGGACGGCGACGGTAAGGACGACATCGGCATCTTTGGCCCCGAGTGGCCGATGGATCCGCGGCATATCAAGCACGAGCCTGGTTTGCCCGACCCACATAACATTCCCCGCGAACGCCAGAAGAACGTTCCGCCGAAGCCCGAAGAGGCGACCGAAGGCGATCGCTTGCTGCAATTGTCGAAGCACGGCAAGGAGCGGGCCGATCTCATCGACCACGTCTTCCAGTTCGGTGTGGCGACCGACATTCCGATCGCTGGCGACTGGAACGGCGACGGTATTCGCTCGATCGGCGTCTATCGCGATGGCAAGTGGCACTTCGATATGGACGGCGATGGTCGCTGGTCGAAGGGTGACGAAACGGCCCGCTTCGGTGAGAAGGGTGACCTGCCGGTTGTCGGCGACTTCAACGGCGACGGCATCGAAGAGATCGGCATCTTCCGCAACGGTAAGTGGATTGTCGATATGAACGGCAATCGCGAGATCGATGCAGCCGATCGCGTCTTCGAACTGGGGGGCAACGGCGACCTGCCGGTTGTCGGCGACTTCAACGGCGACGGCATCGACGAACCGCAGCTATATCGCCAAGGCGAACTGCAAGTCGAAACTTCGTTCGAAGTACCCCAGCAGTAG
- a CDS encoding WD40 repeat domain-containing protein, producing MPSIHRRRFLLAAAATLSSPWLLPLSSAQAQAPGITDISARLDWPARVVQLKADPDELTPPVITALEIHREGQVIATAGDDHIVRIYSLNDGSQVQRLEAHADWVRTIDYSLDGSLLASAGNDRRVLLWPTTADPKPRQFVVHEQAIASVKFSDDATKLAVVGFEQAVRLYRVSDGELLWQAAGPCNDLRTVVFAPDQKSVAVAGRCGSIRLLSVADGRVIRDFVAHKQRVRALEFSPDGSFLASVGEDRTIHIQPLSDGAVGKNLPQRPVKVLSATFYAPGKLAVGGSDNLVRLWDVIKHEEVGLLTGHTGSVAALGAKGTMLASAGYDTTLRLWTITENIAGAPAAAGTPRVGTAPSLPSFGLPPVNTR from the coding sequence ATGCCATCCATTCATCGTCGCCGATTCCTGCTCGCCGCTGCTGCCACGCTGTCGTCGCCGTGGTTGTTGCCGCTGTCATCTGCCCAGGCTCAAGCGCCGGGCATAACCGATATTTCGGCCCGGCTCGATTGGCCGGCCCGCGTTGTGCAACTCAAGGCCGATCCCGATGAACTCACGCCGCCAGTAATCACGGCCCTCGAGATTCATCGCGAAGGGCAAGTGATTGCGACTGCGGGGGACGATCACATCGTGCGCATCTACAGCCTGAACGATGGGAGCCAGGTGCAACGGTTGGAAGCGCACGCCGACTGGGTCCGCACGATTGACTACAGCCTCGATGGTTCGCTCCTCGCTTCGGCGGGGAACGATCGCCGCGTGCTGTTGTGGCCAACGACAGCCGACCCAAAGCCGCGGCAATTCGTGGTTCACGAACAGGCAATTGCCTCGGTCAAATTTAGCGATGATGCAACCAAGCTGGCCGTGGTCGGTTTCGAACAAGCTGTTCGACTGTATCGCGTCAGCGATGGCGAGTTACTCTGGCAAGCGGCCGGCCCCTGCAACGATTTGCGGACCGTGGTCTTTGCTCCCGATCAAAAGTCGGTCGCAGTTGCTGGTCGCTGCGGCAGCATTCGCCTGCTGAGTGTGGCCGATGGCCGCGTGATTCGCGACTTCGTCGCCCACAAGCAACGCGTGCGAGCGCTGGAGTTCTCGCCCGACGGCAGCTTTCTCGCGTCTGTCGGCGAAGACCGCACGATTCACATTCAGCCGTTAAGCGACGGCGCCGTCGGCAAGAATTTGCCGCAGCGGCCAGTGAAGGTCCTCTCCGCGACTTTTTATGCTCCGGGCAAATTGGCCGTCGGTGGCAGCGACAACCTGGTGCGGCTGTGGGATGTCATCAAGCACGAAGAGGTGGGCCTGCTGACCGGACACACCGGCAGCGTGGCCGCGCTGGGTGCCAAGGGGACCATGCTGGCCTCGGCTGGCTACGACACGACCTTGCGCCTATGGACGATTACCGAAAACATTGCCGGGGCACCGGCTGCCGCTGGTACGCCGCGAGTTGGCACGGCCCCCAGCTTGCCAAGCTTCGGCTTGCCACCGGTGAACACACGTTAG
- a CDS encoding alpha/beta hydrolase: protein MAAENEATKASSDGNGNVVIGPDYKIDPDLTDKKNPKGKSFEFSLKLADSKIFRGDDSTLDPKKAVRESRKIFVYIPAAYKDGTKAPLLVTLDGPSRLNLVRNALDNLTISKDPNRKLPAFIAIAVENGGNDGKGSQRGLEYDTMSDRFARFINDEVLPAVLNNQEIRAAYPKLAFTEDPWGKAAMGCSSGGAAALTMGWFRPDLFRRLITYSGTFVDQQDDDAPEEAKYPLGAWDYHSGLKLIENSEKKPLRIFTHVAENDNRANDAEATYHNWVMANERTAAALKAKGYDYRYVFSKASRHCDGRVFDHTLADTLVWMWRDYEPK from the coding sequence ATGGCGGCCGAGAACGAGGCGACAAAAGCCAGCAGCGATGGCAATGGCAACGTCGTCATTGGGCCCGACTACAAAATTGATCCCGATCTGACGGATAAGAAGAATCCCAAGGGGAAGTCGTTTGAGTTCTCGCTGAAGTTGGCCGACAGCAAAATATTTCGCGGCGACGATTCGACGCTCGACCCGAAGAAGGCCGTGCGCGAATCGCGCAAGATTTTTGTCTATATTCCCGCTGCTTACAAAGATGGCACGAAGGCCCCACTGCTGGTCACGCTCGACGGCCCGAGTCGCTTGAACCTGGTGCGCAACGCGCTCGACAACTTGACGATTTCCAAAGACCCAAACCGCAAGTTGCCGGCCTTCATCGCGATTGCCGTCGAGAATGGTGGCAACGATGGCAAGGGGAGCCAGCGCGGGCTGGAATACGACACCATGTCCGACCGCTTTGCCCGCTTCATCAACGACGAAGTGTTGCCGGCGGTACTCAACAACCAGGAAATTCGGGCCGCATATCCCAAGCTGGCCTTCACCGAAGATCCGTGGGGCAAAGCGGCCATGGGTTGCAGTTCGGGTGGGGCAGCGGCCTTGACCATGGGTTGGTTTCGCCCCGATCTGTTTCGCCGGTTAATCACTTACTCGGGGACGTTTGTCGATCAGCAGGATGACGATGCGCCCGAAGAGGCCAAGTATCCGCTCGGTGCTTGGGACTATCACTCCGGCTTGAAGTTGATCGAGAACAGCGAGAAGAAGCCGCTGCGCATCTTCACGCACGTCGCCGAGAACGACAACCGCGCGAACGATGCCGAGGCCACCTATCACAACTGGGTGATGGCCAACGAGCGGACAGCTGCGGCGCTGAAGGCCAAGGGTTATGACTATCGCTATGTGTTCAGCAAAGCCTCGCGCCATTGCGACGGCCGAGTGTTCGACCACACGCTGGCCGATACGCTGGTGTGGATGTGGCGCGACTACGAGCCGAAGTAA
- the hpnC gene encoding squalene synthase HpnC, with product MNLAEQLARWGPTSSHARPSLAEAEAYCRGLATSHYENFSVVSWLFPRHLHQHLCNVYAYCRWADDLADEAANPAQASELLSWWEAQLDLGSESRHPVFVALAQTIGQKQIPQQPFRDLLCAFRQEQVQTRYEAWADLARYCEHSANPVGRLVLHLGQSASPANIALSDSICTGLQHINFCQDVARDYAKGRIYLPRDQRETFGWTDERFAAQAASQIVPDDSFRHMLREQVERAEQLLRAGEPLVKQAGADLRLPIRLFIDGGLAIAQAIRDQRFDVWTRRPVVSKWTKLKLLVRGYFS from the coding sequence TTGAATCTTGCCGAACAACTCGCACGCTGGGGACCAACGAGCAGTCACGCGCGCCCGTCCTTGGCAGAAGCAGAGGCCTATTGCCGCGGGCTGGCCACTTCGCACTACGAAAACTTTTCGGTAGTCAGTTGGCTCTTTCCGCGGCATCTCCATCAGCATCTTTGCAATGTTTATGCCTATTGCCGCTGGGCTGACGACCTGGCCGATGAGGCCGCCAACCCCGCGCAAGCCAGCGAATTACTCAGTTGGTGGGAAGCGCAGTTGGACCTCGGCAGCGAGTCGCGCCATCCGGTGTTCGTTGCGCTCGCGCAGACGATCGGGCAGAAACAGATCCCGCAGCAGCCTTTTCGCGACTTGCTCTGTGCTTTTCGCCAGGAACAGGTGCAAACGCGTTACGAAGCTTGGGCCGACCTTGCGCGCTATTGCGAGCACTCGGCCAATCCCGTGGGCCGGCTCGTTTTGCATCTGGGGCAAAGCGCATCGCCGGCGAACATTGCCCTCTCCGATTCCATCTGCACCGGCTTGCAGCACATCAATTTCTGCCAGGATGTGGCCCGCGACTACGCGAAGGGGCGCATCTATCTGCCGCGCGACCAGCGCGAGACCTTCGGCTGGACCGACGAGCGCTTTGCGGCGCAGGCCGCCAGCCAAATAGTGCCAGATGATTCTTTTCGCCACATGCTGCGGGAGCAAGTCGAGCGCGCTGAGCAACTCTTGCGCGCTGGCGAACCGCTGGTGAAGCAAGCCGGCGCCGACTTACGCTTGCCTATTCGCCTGTTCATCGATGGCGGCCTCGCCATCGCCCAGGCAATTCGCGACCAGCGGTTCGACGTCTGGACGCGTCGCCCCGTCGTCAGCAAATGGACAAAGCTTAAGTTGCTCGTCCGCGGATACTTTTCGTAG
- a CDS encoding MBL fold metallo-hydrolase RNA specificity domain-containing protein — MKLHFLGANRQVTGSRYCLETDGRELLIDCGLFQERQFQNRNWDPCPIPAAKIDAMLLTHVHIDHSGLIPRFVKEGFTGPIHCTRPTSALVEIMLRDSAKIQTEDAEYKQKRHARENRRGAHEPAPLYRDEDVDRCLPLFREVHYNQPVQVLPNVKAIFHDAGHILGSAMIELEVTEAGRMKRLVFSGDIGQWNKPIIRDPSLLVKADYVVMETTYGDRNHPDAGDVETQLAEVINTTIGRSGNVVIPTFALERAQELMYHLARLVRAQRIPRVKVYMDSPMAVDVTAVFERYREYYDEEMKQLIGSSDAPLRFPGLTMVRTAEDSKKINESYEPCVIMSSAGMCNAGRIKHHLRNNIGRPAATILFVGHQSQGTLGHEIVKGAKFVRIHGQQFRVEAQVAQVYGLSGHADRTGLLKWLTHFSPNPKRVFFTHGEEDVALAFADHAEKQLRLNVHVPHYREAVELP, encoded by the coding sequence ATGAAATTGCATTTTTTGGGTGCCAACCGGCAAGTGACCGGCAGCCGCTATTGCCTGGAAACCGACGGGCGCGAATTGCTCATCGACTGTGGCCTGTTTCAAGAGCGGCAGTTTCAAAATCGGAACTGGGACCCCTGCCCGATTCCCGCAGCTAAGATCGATGCGATGTTGCTGACGCACGTGCACATCGACCACAGCGGGCTGATTCCGCGGTTCGTGAAAGAAGGCTTCACCGGGCCCATTCACTGCACGCGCCCCACGTCGGCACTCGTCGAGATCATGCTCCGCGATTCAGCCAAAATTCAAACCGAAGATGCCGAGTACAAACAGAAGCGGCACGCGCGCGAGAATCGCCGCGGCGCGCATGAGCCGGCACCGTTGTATCGGGACGAAGACGTCGATCGTTGCCTGCCGCTGTTTCGCGAGGTGCATTACAACCAGCCCGTGCAAGTGCTGCCGAACGTGAAGGCGATCTTTCACGATGCGGGGCACATCCTCGGCTCGGCGATGATCGAACTGGAAGTGACCGAAGCGGGCAGAATGAAACGGCTGGTCTTCTCGGGCGATATCGGCCAATGGAACAAACCGATCATTCGCGACCCCTCGCTGCTCGTGAAAGCCGATTATGTAGTGATGGAAACGACCTACGGCGACCGGAACCATCCGGACGCCGGCGATGTCGAAACGCAATTGGCCGAGGTCATCAACACCACTATTGGCCGCAGCGGCAACGTGGTCATTCCCACGTTCGCGCTCGAGCGTGCGCAAGAACTGATGTATCACCTCGCTCGCCTCGTGCGGGCCCAACGGATTCCACGGGTGAAGGTCTATATGGATAGTCCGATGGCCGTCGATGTAACGGCGGTCTTCGAGCGCTATCGCGAATACTACGACGAAGAAATGAAGCAGCTGATTGGCAGCTCCGATGCGCCGCTCCGTTTCCCCGGGCTGACGATGGTCCGCACGGCCGAGGACTCGAAAAAGATCAACGAAAGTTACGAGCCCTGCGTCATTATGTCCAGCGCGGGAATGTGCAACGCGGGGCGCATCAAACATCATCTGCGGAACAACATCGGTCGCCCCGCTGCCACGATTCTGTTCGTCGGTCACCAATCGCAAGGGACGCTCGGGCACGAAATTGTCAAAGGAGCCAAGTTCGTCCGGATTCACGGCCAGCAGTTCCGCGTCGAAGCGCAAGTCGCGCAGGTCTACGGCCTCTCGGGCCATGCCGACCGCACCGGCCTGCTCAAATGGCTGACCCACTTCAGCCCCAATCCCAAGCGGGTCTTTTTCACGCATGGCGAAGAAGATGTGGCCCTCGCCTTTGCCGACCATGCCGAAAAGCAGCTTCGCTTGAACGTCCACGTGCCGCACTATCGCGAAGCGGTGGAGTTGCCTTGA
- a CDS encoding BlaI/MecI/CopY family transcriptional regulator yields MARPKEEHPTAGELEVLKVLWQRGPSTVRDVLEVLNESRPRAYTSVMSLMNVMADKGQLVRREQGRAFLYEPAFEREETLGGMVADLLGRAFEGSASQLVAHLLDQTRPNSGELDEIRKAIQQYKQAKPDKSDK; encoded by the coding sequence ATGGCTAGACCAAAGGAAGAACATCCGACCGCCGGCGAGCTGGAAGTGCTTAAGGTGCTGTGGCAACGCGGCCCGAGTACCGTGCGTGACGTGCTGGAAGTACTGAACGAGTCGCGACCGCGGGCTTATACGTCGGTGATGAGCTTGATGAATGTCATGGCTGACAAGGGGCAACTTGTTCGCCGCGAACAGGGCCGGGCGTTTCTTTACGAGCCGGCTTTCGAGCGTGAAGAGACGCTGGGTGGTATGGTGGCTGATCTGCTGGGCAGGGCCTTCGAAGGTTCCGCCAGTCAGTTGGTCGCCCATCTGCTCGACCAAACCCGCCCCAACTCGGGCGAGCTCGATGAGATTCGTAAAGCGATTCAACAATACAAACAGGCCAAGCCAGACAAGTCTGACAAGTAG